ACATAATAAACAGAAAGGAACTGACGAGGTATGAAAAAAATTTTTTCAGGCATTCAACCCAGTGGAATCGTCACATTCGGAAATTATTTGGGAGCGATGAAGCATTTCGTAGACTTTCAAGCGTCGTATGATTGCACGTTTTGTATCGTCGACCAACATGCGATTACCGTCCCGCAAGATCCGGTCGCTTTAAGGGATCAAAAACGGAAATTGGCTGCTCTATATATGGCAGTTGGCATTGACCCTAATAAATCAACGATTTTTATCCAATCCGAGGTACCGGCGCACGCGCAATTGGCGTGGATCATGCAATGCATTTCCTATATCGGGGAATTGGAACGGATGACCCAATTTAAAGACAAGTCGGAAGGAAAAACCGGTGTGTCCGCCGGATTATTAACGTACCCGCCTTTAATGGCAGCCGATATTCTTCTCTACGGTGCCGACATCGTGCCTGTCGGGGACGACCAGCGCCAACATTTGGAACTGACAAGGACACTGGCGGAACGTTTTAACCGCCAATACGCGGATATTTTCACCCTTCCAGAACCGAAAATCCTCGGGCGCAGAATCATGTCGCTTCAGAACCCGGAAAAGAAAATGAGCAAATCCGACGATAATAATAAAGCTTTCATTTCCATGCTCGATGATGAAAAAACAATGACGAAAAAAATCAAAAGTGCCGTCACCGATTCCGATCCAAACATTCGTTTTGATGAGGAAAACAAACCGGGAATCAGCAATTTGCTAACGATCTATTCCCTTCTGAATGATCAATCGATCGAAGCCATTGAAAAAGAATACGATGGAAAAGGATACGGGGCTTTTAAAACGGATCTCGCAGAGTTGGCTGTTTCTGTGTTCCGGCCGATTCAACAACGTTTTTACGAGATTTATGAGTCGGATGAAGTGGACAATGCCCTCGATGCAGGAAGCGATAAAGCCAACGAGCAAGCGCAACACCTGTTGCAGAAGGCCGAAGAAGCTATGGGATTGCAACGGAGTTAGCCGGGGAACGTAGCGAGTCGGATTATGTATTTCATGAAGCATTATTTGTTTTTGGTGTCGTGAATTGGAATGGAGCCGGTATGCGGACCATTTTGACGAATTTAGCCTGATTCCGATCATCATGAACGTCCCATGGCAACCGTTTCACGCTTCGGTCTCCTTTTCCGGGCATCATGCCCCCTTTATCGCGACCGAAAGAGCGATCGTCTCCCGCGTTCAGGTGCCATGACCCTCGCATGGTGTCCCATTCGATTGATTTACAACGCGTTCGGTCCTAAACAAAAAAAGCACTGTCCCTCCACGCAGGTTCAGTGCTCTCCTCATTAATATTCTTTTCCTTGTTTGCGCCAAATCCGTCCAATGAAAACAGGGACAGCGATCGAGCCGACAATAAAAACGACAGTTGCAACTTGCATGATCGTGTAAACTAATCCGTCCATGATGCCCCTCCTTACTCCATATCTTCTTCCTATTATAGATGAGGAAAAAGGAAGTGTAAATGAGGGAATAGTTTGTGGATCCAAGCCATTATTTATGCATTTCACTTTCATGTTGCATATCCCAAATTTTCTCAAAGAAAGGCTGTCCCTTTGTCATTGCCTCGCATAAGTAATAATGATCATCGCTCCAGCCAACGCTTACTTCATTGTACAACTGTTGCAATGCTTCTTCCCCACGCATCATTTGAATCTCCATATATTTTTCAGGCATCCACTCCGTGTACCAGTAACGGATTTCCGCCTCTTGCCCGGAGGTGTCCAATTGATCGATCATCATAAACAGCAATTGTTTCAGTTGTCGTTCTTTACGTGTTAATCCGTGCATATGCTTCGGATGCGGAGACAGGATATGATATTCCTTTTCGATCGGCTCCCCTTCTTCCCCGCAAGCAGGTTCTTCGGCCTGTTCAATCGCCTCGATCGCCAATTTTTCCTGCCGGGGCGTCAAGCGGCTTTTTCGAATCGGAGTTTCGTATCCAAGTGTATCCACAACCATTGTATTCGTCCCGGTTGTTGCAATAAAACAATAATCGAGCGGAAGCTTGGACATATTTTTGCGAAGTGCGCTCTTTCGATAGACAGCATCGAGCAATTGACGAGGGACGACCTCCAAGCTATTTTCCAGCTGATCGTATAATCGCTCAGTGACCTTGACAACCTCAGCGATATCAAGTACTTCTATTTTGTCTTCACTTCGCCATTCAGGAAAATGACAAATGTTGTATCCATTTTCTTCGCCTTCGAACCAATTGACCCATACGTCACGAATTCGGGCCATCAGTAAGCCCCCTTCCTATACGAGAAATCGTACCTATAGTATAGTCGGGATTAAGGGATTTTATTCCACGCTCCCTGATTGATTTTTATTTTTCATTTTCCGGGGGATGGGAAGAAAACTGAGGGCCGTTAGCAATAGACCACCGGCGAAAAAATACAATTCAGGACGTAAAATAATGAAATGCCAATACTCATATAACGTATACCCGGATATGGTTAAATTTAAATAGCCAATTAAGCCAACCGCTCCGATGGCAGCAATAAGCACACCGAAGGCCGCGATAAACATGCGAATAACGATCGTAATCCCCCTTCCTAGAAGTGAGACGTCCACATTCACGTTACCCATGGGTATGACCGAACGTTATAGGTATGACAAGTCGAGGAGGAAAGTCTGAAATAAACTACTGATGCTTTCACTAAATAAATTTGTGCCTTGAGCGTAGCGAAAGGAATGGGTATAAATATGAAAATTATCGCTTCCCACAAAAACACAGATTTCGACGCACTCGCCTCTCTCGTTGCCGCGAAAAAACTGCATCCCGACGCCGA
The Salicibibacter kimchii DNA segment above includes these coding regions:
- a CDS encoding DUF3603 family protein, with the translated sequence MARIRDVWVNWFEGEENGYNICHFPEWRSEDKIEVLDIAEVVKVTERLYDQLENSLEVVPRQLLDAVYRKSALRKNMSKLPLDYCFIATTGTNTMVVDTLGYETPIRKSRLTPRQEKLAIEAIEQAEEPACGEEGEPIEKEYHILSPHPKHMHGLTRKERQLKQLLFMMIDQLDTSGQEAEIRYWYTEWMPEKYMEIQMMRGEEALQQLYNEVSVGWSDDHYYLCEAMTKGQPFFEKIWDMQHESEMHK
- the trpS gene encoding tryptophan--tRNA ligase; translated protein: MKKIFSGIQPSGIVTFGNYLGAMKHFVDFQASYDCTFCIVDQHAITVPQDPVALRDQKRKLAALYMAVGIDPNKSTIFIQSEVPAHAQLAWIMQCISYIGELERMTQFKDKSEGKTGVSAGLLTYPPLMAADILLYGADIVPVGDDQRQHLELTRTLAERFNRQYADIFTLPEPKILGRRIMSLQNPEKKMSKSDDNNKAFISMLDDEKTMTKKIKSAVTDSDPNIRFDEENKPGISNLLTIYSLLNDQSIEAIEKEYDGKGYGAFKTDLAELAVSVFRPIQQRFYEIYESDEVDNALDAGSDKANEQAQHLLQKAEEAMGLQRS